CACTCCCGAGAAATCCCTGACCAAGGGTCTGTCCAAGAAGGCCGGTCGCAATAACAATGGTCGTGTCACCATGCGCCGTCGTGGTGGCGGGTGCAAATCCCTGTACCGTCTTATCGATTTCAAGCGTAACAAGTTCGGTGTGCCTGCCAAGGTCGCCGAAATCGAGTACGATCCGAACCGCAGCGCCCGCATCGCCTTGCTCCACTATGTGGACGGCGACAAGCGCTATATCCTGGCTCCTGTCGGCCTGAACCAGGGCGATATGATCGTCGCTGGCGAAGGTGCCGACATCAAGCCCGGCAACGCCATGGCCCTGACCCAGGTTCCGACCGGTACCATCGTGCACAACATCGAACTGTATCCCGGAAAGGGTGGTCAGTTCTGCCGTGCAGCCGGTACCTATGCACAGTTGATCGCCAAGGAAGGCAAATATGCGCTCTTGCGCATGCCCTCCGGTGAGGTCCGCAAGGTCCTGGCCGCCTGTTGCGCCACTGTCGGAC
This sequence is a window from Pseudodesulfovibrio sp. S3. Protein-coding genes within it:
- the rplB gene encoding 50S ribosomal protein L2, translated to MATRKLKPTSPGRRFQTISDFAEITRTTPEKSLTKGLSKKAGRNNNGRVTMRRRGGGCKSLYRLIDFKRNKFGVPAKVAEIEYDPNRSARIALLHYVDGDKRYILAPVGLNQGDMIVAGEGADIKPGNAMALTQVPTGTIVHNIELYPGKGGQFCRAAGTYAQLIAKEGKYALLRMPSGEVRKVLAACCATVGQVGNIHHENIKIGKAGRNRWLGRRPKVRGVAMNPIDHPLGGGEGRSSGGRHPVSPWGTPAKGYKTRNKKKASSKLIVKRRGQK